One Arthrobacter sp. Marseille-P9274 genomic region harbors:
- a CDS encoding maleylacetate reductase encodes MLVFEHVTLGQRVLFGTGKAAENLASEVSRFGAQKVMVIASEFEAAIAREVTSGIDAALNYEDVAPHVPIEKAEKARAAAAEHGIDLLVCVGGGSTTGLAKAIALTTGIPIVAVPTTYAGSEATNVWGLTEAARKSTGVDDKVLPATVIYDANLTLSLPVELSVASGLNGMAHCIDSMWGPRVDPINQALAAEGIRALNAGLPAIVMDPAGLEGREQALYGAYLSAVAFASAGSGMHHKICHVLGGTWNMPHAQTHATVLPYVLAFNTPAAPQAAERITAAFGTTDPVDGLNRLRETLDAPTALKDYGFTEENIAEAVDLILPVIPASNPRTPTAANLTALLQAATAGDDPKTLTDL; translated from the coding sequence ATGCTGGTGTTTGAGCATGTGACGTTGGGGCAGCGGGTGCTGTTCGGGACCGGCAAGGCCGCCGAAAACCTCGCATCCGAGGTGTCCCGGTTCGGCGCACAGAAGGTGATGGTGATCGCCAGCGAGTTCGAAGCGGCCATCGCCAGGGAAGTGACTTCCGGCATCGATGCGGCGTTGAATTACGAGGACGTGGCGCCGCACGTGCCGATTGAGAAGGCCGAGAAGGCCCGCGCCGCGGCCGCGGAACATGGCATCGACCTGCTGGTGTGCGTCGGCGGCGGCTCGACCACCGGGCTGGCGAAGGCCATCGCCCTGACCACCGGGATCCCGATCGTCGCGGTCCCGACCACGTACGCCGGGTCCGAGGCCACCAACGTCTGGGGCCTGACCGAGGCGGCCCGCAAGAGCACCGGCGTCGACGACAAGGTCCTGCCCGCCACCGTCATCTACGACGCGAACCTGACCCTCTCACTGCCGGTCGAGCTGTCCGTGGCCTCCGGGCTGAACGGGATGGCGCACTGCATCGACTCGATGTGGGGACCGCGCGTCGACCCGATCAACCAGGCCCTCGCCGCCGAAGGCATCCGCGCCCTCAATGCCGGCCTGCCGGCCATCGTGATGGACCCGGCCGGACTCGAGGGCCGGGAACAGGCGCTCTACGGCGCCTACCTCTCCGCCGTCGCGTTCGCCTCCGCCGGCTCCGGCATGCACCACAAAATCTGCCACGTCCTCGGCGGGACCTGGAACATGCCCCACGCCCAGACCCACGCCACCGTCCTGCCCTACGTGCTCGCGTTCAACACCCCGGCCGCCCCGCAGGCAGCGGAACGGATCACCGCCGCGTTCGGCACCACGGACCCGGTCGACGGACTGAACCGGCTCCGGGAAACCCTCGACGCGCCGACGGCGCTGAAGGACTACGGTTTCACCGAGGAGAACATCGCCGAAGCCGTGGACCTGATCCTGCCCGTCATCCCGGCTTCCAACCCGCGCACCCCGACCGCCGCGAACCTGACCGCGCTGCTGCAGGCGGCGACCGCCGGCGACGACCCCAAGACCCTCACCGACCTCTAA
- a CDS encoding dioxygenase: MNNAPTDTAATGITPEQSRVEQDLVDTVVASFDNTPDERLKQLMQSLTRHLHAFIREVRLTETEWNKAIEFLTAAGHITDDKRQEFILLSDVLGASMQTIAVNNQAYAGAATATEATVFGPFFTEHAPEIPHGGDIAGGAHGQPCWVEGTVTDTDGTPVPGARIEVWEADDDGFYDVQYTDGRVAGRAHLFSDADGNYAFWGLTPTPYPIPHDGPVGKMLESVGRSPVRASHLHFMVTAENLRTLVTHIFVDGDPQIEIGDSVFGVKDSLIKKFDQQPAGTPTPDGRDLGNQAWARTRFDIVLAPKDA, encoded by the coding sequence ATGAACAACGCTCCCACCGACACTGCGGCCACCGGCATCACCCCGGAGCAGTCCCGGGTCGAGCAGGACCTCGTCGACACCGTCGTCGCGTCCTTCGACAACACCCCCGATGAGCGGCTGAAGCAGCTCATGCAGTCCCTCACCCGGCACCTGCACGCCTTCATCCGCGAGGTGAGGCTCACCGAAACCGAGTGGAACAAGGCCATCGAATTCCTCACCGCCGCCGGCCACATCACCGACGACAAACGCCAGGAATTCATCCTGCTCTCCGACGTCCTCGGCGCCTCCATGCAAACCATCGCCGTGAACAACCAGGCCTACGCCGGCGCCGCCACGGCCACCGAAGCCACCGTCTTCGGGCCCTTCTTCACCGAGCACGCCCCGGAAATCCCGCACGGCGGCGACATCGCAGGCGGCGCGCACGGCCAGCCCTGCTGGGTCGAAGGCACCGTCACCGACACCGACGGGACCCCCGTCCCGGGCGCCCGGATCGAGGTCTGGGAAGCCGACGACGACGGATTCTACGACGTCCAGTACACGGACGGCCGGGTCGCCGGCCGCGCCCACCTTTTCTCGGACGCCGACGGCAACTACGCATTCTGGGGCCTCACCCCGACCCCGTACCCGATTCCGCATGACGGTCCGGTCGGGAAGATGCTGGAGTCGGTCGGCCGCTCCCCCGTCCGCGCGTCCCACCTGCACTTCATGGTCACGGCCGAGAACCTGCGCACTCTCGTCACGCACATCTTCGTCGACGGCGACCCGCAGATCGAGATCGGCGACAGCGTGTTCGGCGTCAAGGACTCCCTCATCAAAAAGTTCGACCAGCAGCCCGCCGGCACCCCCACCCCCGACGGCCGCGACCTCGGAAACCAGGCCTGGGCACGTACCCGCTTCGACATCGTCCTCGCACCCAAAGACGCCTAG
- a CDS encoding cysteine hydrolase family protein, producing MAEKLLQVDPSRTALINVHWQQDIVTREGAFAPFFAESVARHGVIAKTSSLVASAREAGLLVIWARAAFRPGYPELVLNSGLNQAIKDLGALVEGSPGANIIPDLAPLDTEPVVSHPGTSAFPSTALDAILRRHGIETVLFTGVSTNVTVEGTARDAVNLGYRAVLVKDACAAATDAAHEATLETFSLLGGTASVEEIQSVLTAVPAETVGLSR from the coding sequence ATGGCCGAAAAACTACTGCAGGTCGATCCCTCCCGCACCGCACTTATCAACGTGCACTGGCAACAGGACATCGTCACTCGCGAGGGGGCTTTCGCACCTTTCTTCGCTGAATCCGTGGCCCGCCACGGCGTGATCGCCAAGACCTCCAGTCTTGTGGCATCGGCCCGGGAGGCAGGCCTGCTCGTGATTTGGGCACGCGCCGCCTTCCGCCCGGGGTACCCGGAACTCGTCCTGAATTCCGGACTCAACCAGGCGATTAAGGACCTTGGCGCGCTGGTGGAAGGCAGCCCCGGTGCCAACATCATCCCGGACCTAGCCCCGCTGGACACCGAACCCGTCGTGAGCCATCCGGGTACCTCCGCATTCCCTTCCACTGCACTGGATGCCATCCTGCGCCGGCACGGGATCGAAACGGTGCTCTTCACTGGAGTGTCCACCAACGTCACCGTCGAAGGCACGGCGCGGGACGCGGTCAACCTCGGATACCGTGCGGTCCTCGTTAAGGATGCCTGCGCCGCCGCGACGGACGCAGCCCACGAAGCTACGCTGGAGACCTTCTCGCTGTTGGGGGGAACAGCGAGCGTTGAAGAGATCCAATCCGTGCTAACGGCAGTACCCGCCGAAACCGTCGGACTCAGCCGATAA
- a CDS encoding alcohol dehydrogenase catalytic domain-containing protein, whose translation MSKTMTAARMHHVGEPMVLEEVPLPEPGPADVRVSVQACNIVPNLANILANWTTWFPQNPLPALPAIFGLDPAGVIDSVGADVHGFKPGDRVYVNPGRHCGGCLACRRGDHINCTSYAFAGYFGFTATASQTLDRYPYGGLAEYMIAPQYALVKLPESVSFEHAARFGYLGTAYSALRKAGVGTDTTILVNGISGTLGLGVALYAQAMGATRILGTGRDRDLLERVRALAPGRIETFSTLDGPIDRWVHSVTDGGVDVHISALGPGAPHEPFLQGMKSLRRGGKAVNIGATAGDVPIDVHHMMDQQQQLIGSVWFTAGEGEDMAAMAANGMVDLSILENVAYPLAKVNDAINGIENRHGGFSNFIINPNDK comes from the coding sequence GTGAGCAAGACTATGACGGCGGCCCGGATGCACCACGTCGGCGAACCAATGGTGCTGGAAGAGGTTCCCCTGCCCGAGCCGGGCCCTGCAGACGTACGGGTCTCGGTCCAGGCCTGCAACATCGTCCCGAACCTGGCGAATATTCTCGCCAACTGGACCACATGGTTCCCTCAGAACCCCCTGCCCGCCCTGCCCGCCATTTTCGGCCTGGACCCGGCCGGCGTCATCGATTCGGTTGGAGCGGACGTCCACGGGTTCAAACCCGGCGACCGGGTCTACGTGAACCCGGGACGTCACTGCGGTGGCTGCCTCGCGTGCCGGCGCGGTGACCACATCAATTGCACCAGCTACGCCTTCGCAGGCTACTTCGGCTTCACCGCCACCGCCTCCCAGACGTTGGATAGATACCCATACGGCGGGCTGGCTGAATACATGATCGCCCCGCAATACGCGCTCGTGAAGCTGCCCGAATCGGTCAGCTTCGAACATGCAGCGCGCTTCGGTTACCTGGGAACCGCCTACTCCGCACTGCGCAAGGCCGGCGTCGGTACCGACACCACCATCCTGGTCAACGGGATCAGTGGCACCCTGGGCCTGGGCGTCGCGCTGTACGCGCAGGCCATGGGCGCGACAAGAATTCTGGGCACCGGCCGGGACAGGGACCTGCTGGAACGCGTCCGCGCCCTGGCACCCGGACGCATCGAAACCTTTTCGACCCTCGACGGACCCATCGACCGGTGGGTACACAGCGTGACCGACGGCGGAGTGGACGTGCACATCAGTGCACTCGGCCCGGGCGCGCCGCACGAACCCTTCCTGCAGGGCATGAAATCCCTCCGCCGCGGCGGCAAGGCCGTCAATATCGGTGCTACCGCCGGAGACGTCCCGATCGATGTCCACCACATGATGGACCAGCAGCAGCAGCTGATCGGCTCCGTCTGGTTCACCGCAGGCGAAGGCGAGGACATGGCCGCCATGGCAGCCAACGGCATGGTTGACCTGTCCATCCTGGAGAACGTCGCTTATCCGCTGGCCAAGGTCAACGACGCCATCAACGGCATCGAGAACCGCCATGGCGGCTTCAGCAACTTCATCATCAACCCCAACGACAAGTAA
- a CDS encoding IclR family transcriptional regulator codes for MAGNNSMPGQSVSSKTFLILEAFAGERTVLSMSEIARATGLPSSTAHRLIQSLVSWGGLERTAGGEYAIGVRLWEIAARANRTYGLRETAMPFLQGLWETTKAHVLLAVLEGSEALLIERIAGTRDVPVAGRAGGRLPLHASSSGKILLAHGEPAVRDAALSRPLAAFTPRTITDREELQSELDRVRRDGVATSLDELTAGSASCAAPVFGPPEIGVAAVSLLSSPGARDLAEMKILVQMAGRGLSHALAGNRGAASISPRLRRRVKP; via the coding sequence GTGGCAGGAAATAATTCGATGCCCGGACAGTCGGTGTCCAGCAAAACGTTCCTGATCCTGGAAGCGTTCGCCGGGGAACGAACGGTGCTTTCGATGTCGGAAATAGCCCGTGCCACCGGCCTGCCGTCCAGCACGGCCCACCGGCTCATTCAGTCACTGGTCAGCTGGGGCGGCCTCGAACGCACGGCCGGCGGGGAATATGCCATCGGGGTCCGCCTGTGGGAGATCGCAGCGCGGGCCAACCGGACCTATGGCCTGCGCGAGACGGCGATGCCGTTCCTGCAGGGTCTCTGGGAAACCACCAAGGCCCACGTGCTCCTTGCCGTCCTGGAGGGCAGTGAGGCCCTCCTGATCGAACGGATAGCGGGCACCCGGGATGTTCCGGTTGCAGGACGCGCCGGCGGAAGACTGCCCCTGCACGCCAGCTCATCGGGAAAAATCCTCCTGGCCCATGGGGAACCGGCCGTCCGGGACGCCGCACTGTCCCGTCCGCTGGCCGCCTTCACACCCCGCACCATCACCGACCGGGAGGAACTGCAGTCGGAGCTGGACCGTGTCCGCAGGGACGGGGTGGCGACATCGCTGGATGAACTAACCGCGGGCTCGGCCTCGTGCGCCGCCCCCGTCTTCGGTCCACCCGAAATCGGAGTCGCTGCCGTGTCACTCCTCAGTTCGCCAGGGGCCAGGGACCTGGCCGAGATGAAGATCCTGGTCCAGATGGCCGGGCGCGGCCTCTCGCATGCACTGGCCGGGAACCGCGGGGCCGCATCAATCAGCCCCCGGCTGCGGCGCCGGGTAAAGCCATAG
- a CDS encoding MarR family winged helix-turn-helix transcriptional regulator, protein MSAERFDDVEAAPAGQAGPDQTRVTYLVKRLESAVRRDLDAIMHEQGLTTPQYAALSILRRNPGLSSAQLARRSFVTAQSMQVMVAAFVRSGFVERRPDADHQRILRNYLTDEGRAVLARSEEAADRIEGQMLAGLTGAQVKRLRETMEICVRNLMAGSAAGED, encoded by the coding sequence ATGAGCGCAGAACGTTTTGACGACGTGGAAGCAGCGCCGGCCGGGCAGGCCGGCCCTGACCAGACCCGGGTGACTTATCTGGTCAAGCGGCTCGAGTCGGCGGTGCGCCGCGACCTGGATGCCATCATGCACGAGCAGGGCCTGACCACGCCGCAGTATGCTGCATTGAGCATTTTGCGGCGGAATCCCGGATTGTCCTCTGCGCAGTTGGCGCGGCGCTCGTTCGTCACCGCGCAGTCGATGCAGGTGATGGTTGCGGCCTTTGTCCGCAGCGGGTTCGTGGAACGCCGTCCCGACGCGGATCACCAGCGCATTCTGCGGAACTACCTCACGGATGAGGGCAGGGCTGTACTGGCCAGAAGCGAGGAAGCTGCCGACCGGATCGAGGGGCAGATGCTCGCCGGACTCACTGGTGCGCAGGTCAAGCGCCTGCGGGAAACGATGGAAATCTGCGTTCGGAACCTCATGGCCGGCAGCGCAGCCGGCGAGGACTGA
- a CDS encoding p-hydroxycinnamoyl CoA hydratase/lyase, whose translation MTAENAPVQEPWGNTVAVDFDENRIAWVRFNRPDKRNAMNPTLNREMYATLEYLETDDRCAVLVLTGTEDSWSAGMDLKEYFRETDGKPRSVQNKVRTEGTNWQYRKLLSYSKPTIAMVNGWCFGGAFVPLVSCDLAIAAEDATFGLSEVNWGVTPGNLVTRALAETIPTRDAMYYIMTGEHFDGRRASEMRLVNEAVPADQLRERTIALAKQLTSLSQWVVRGAKMGFRHSRLMSWEAAEDFLYAKHDQAILFDTDAREQGMTQFLDDKTYRPGLGTYTTATAE comes from the coding sequence ATGACTGCTGAAAACGCACCGGTCCAGGAACCCTGGGGCAACACCGTTGCCGTGGACTTCGACGAAAACCGCATCGCCTGGGTCCGCTTTAACCGCCCCGACAAGCGCAATGCGATGAACCCGACGCTGAACCGGGAAATGTACGCCACCCTTGAGTACCTTGAAACCGACGACCGCTGCGCGGTCCTCGTGCTTACCGGCACCGAGGATTCCTGGTCGGCGGGCATGGACCTGAAGGAGTACTTCCGTGAAACCGACGGCAAGCCCCGCTCGGTGCAGAACAAGGTCCGGACCGAAGGCACCAACTGGCAGTACCGCAAACTGCTCAGCTACTCGAAGCCGACCATCGCCATGGTCAATGGCTGGTGCTTCGGCGGAGCATTTGTGCCGCTGGTCTCCTGCGATCTGGCCATCGCCGCCGAAGACGCCACCTTCGGACTCTCCGAGGTGAACTGGGGCGTCACCCCGGGCAACCTGGTTACCCGCGCCCTGGCCGAAACCATCCCGACCCGTGACGCCATGTACTACATCATGACGGGCGAACATTTCGACGGGCGCCGCGCCTCGGAAATGCGCCTCGTCAATGAGGCCGTCCCGGCCGATCAACTGCGCGAGCGGACGATCGCCCTGGCCAAGCAGCTGACCAGCCTCAGCCAGTGGGTGGTCCGCGGGGCAAAGATGGGCTTCCGGCACTCCCGGCTCATGTCATGGGAAGCGGCGGAAGATTTCCTGTACGCCAAGCATGACCAGGCCATCCTGTTCGACACGGACGCCCGCGAACAGGGCATGACCCAGTTCCTGGACGACAAGACCTACCGTCCCGGCCTGGGCACCTACACCACCGCAACCGCAGAGTAA
- a CDS encoding aldehyde dehydrogenase → MTTTTDIVKVPLRIAGEAADPAGGRYFDKIRRLTGEPVATVAAAGRGDAERAVEAAAQAAPGWAATAPAQRRRVLETAAGLLTERSETIAAIMGKEMGAASAWCHFNAMLAANMLREAAAQVYSTVGQVIPSDVPGLTAMAVREPVGVVVGIAPWNAPLILGVRAIAMPLAFGNTVVLKASEETPATHAAIIECLIDAGLPAGVANLITNAPKDAADVVDALVSHKAVRVINFTGSTKVGRIIAEKAGRHLKRSVMELGGKAPFVVLADADLEAAAAAASFGAFMNQGQICMSTERLIVDKSVAAEFTRLLAERAAKLVVGDPEEHSTQLGPLVHEGAVEHVSALVRDAVENGATVVTGGQADGLFFPPTVLSGVTKAARIYTEESFGPLAPIIEVDGIEEAIEAANDSEYGLSAALFTADVSRGLELAKRIQSGICHINGATVHDEAQMPFGGVKASGFGRFGSAASLEEFTELRWITVSTEERHYPI, encoded by the coding sequence ATGACCACCACAACAGACATCGTCAAAGTCCCGCTGAGGATCGCCGGTGAAGCAGCAGACCCCGCCGGCGGCCGCTACTTCGATAAGATCCGGCGGCTGACGGGCGAACCCGTGGCGACCGTCGCCGCGGCCGGGCGCGGCGACGCCGAACGGGCCGTGGAAGCCGCGGCCCAGGCCGCCCCCGGCTGGGCCGCCACCGCACCGGCCCAGCGGCGCCGGGTCCTCGAAACCGCCGCCGGGCTGCTCACGGAGCGCTCCGAGACGATCGCGGCCATCATGGGCAAGGAAATGGGCGCAGCCTCGGCCTGGTGTCATTTCAACGCCATGCTCGCCGCGAACATGCTCCGTGAAGCCGCAGCCCAGGTGTATTCAACCGTGGGCCAGGTGATCCCCTCCGACGTTCCCGGCCTCACCGCCATGGCGGTCCGCGAGCCCGTCGGCGTCGTTGTCGGCATCGCCCCGTGGAACGCCCCCCTGATCCTTGGCGTACGGGCCATCGCCATGCCGCTCGCGTTCGGCAACACCGTAGTACTGAAGGCCTCCGAAGAAACCCCCGCCACCCATGCGGCCATCATCGAGTGCCTCATCGACGCCGGGCTCCCTGCCGGAGTCGCGAACCTGATCACGAATGCCCCAAAAGACGCCGCGGACGTCGTCGATGCCCTGGTCAGCCATAAGGCCGTGCGCGTCATCAACTTCACCGGATCCACGAAGGTCGGCCGGATCATCGCAGAGAAGGCGGGCCGGCATCTGAAGCGCTCGGTCATGGAACTGGGCGGCAAGGCCCCGTTCGTGGTCCTCGCCGATGCGGACCTGGAAGCGGCCGCAGCAGCAGCCTCCTTCGGTGCGTTCATGAACCAGGGCCAGATCTGCATGTCTACCGAACGACTCATCGTGGACAAGTCCGTGGCCGCGGAATTCACCCGGCTGCTGGCCGAACGGGCAGCCAAACTCGTCGTGGGCGACCCGGAAGAGCACTCCACGCAGCTGGGGCCGCTCGTGCACGAGGGCGCCGTCGAACACGTCTCCGCGCTGGTCCGGGACGCAGTGGAAAACGGAGCCACCGTGGTCACCGGAGGCCAGGCCGACGGGCTGTTCTTCCCGCCCACCGTGCTGTCCGGCGTCACCAAGGCCGCGCGGATCTACACGGAAGAGTCCTTCGGCCCGCTGGCCCCGATCATCGAGGTAGACGGCATCGAGGAAGCCATCGAGGCGGCCAACGACTCCGAATACGGGCTCTCCGCCGCGCTGTTCACCGCCGACGTCAGCCGCGGGCTGGAACTGGCCAAGCGGATCCAGTCCGGCATCTGCCACATCAACGGTGCTACCGTGCACGACGAGGCCCAGATGCCCTTCGGCGGCGTGAAGGCCAGCGGCTTCGGACGCTTCGGCTCCGCTGCCTCGCTGGAGGAATTCACCGAGCTGCGCTGGATCACCGTATCGACCGAAGAACGCCACTACCCGATCTAG
- a CDS encoding class I adenylate-forming enzyme family protein — translation MSIARTADAGTSQDTGIMQFPGLRYGELVERRALRQPQRTAIIHEGEHITYGDLLTRIHAAAAFLQEQGITPGDRVVCFSENRPEILTALYACSRIGAVFTPVGITSPAADVRYILRDLSASAILVSERSVPTALEAVGTDAVPIFRLQPTSGSANPCLPLSGDGQAAEVRPGPDTPALIVYTSGTSGHPKGVVLSHAALFFNGVNTLLGLDIAGDDVTLVNTPLSHIAALNTIAVATLHKGGTVVIESKFDAGRCLEQIRQYGVTTMFAVPSMLTLMAQAPGFADADTSSLRWILGGGAPMPPELVALWASRDVPVLASYGMTEAGPSVSFRRRTDALGKPESSGTPALLTDVRITSSNGADLPPGETGEILVRGPHAASGYWRNAAATDAAFRDGWLATGDRGLIDSDGDLCITGRTKEIIITGGENVDPAEIEHLIAGFPGILDVAVVGRPDPVWGEVITAVIVSETDVELNQLQEFLRPKLARFKLPRQIERREELPRNPVGKLLRREL, via the coding sequence GTGAGTATTGCGCGGACAGCCGACGCCGGAACCAGCCAGGACACCGGCATCATGCAGTTCCCGGGACTGCGATATGGGGAACTGGTTGAACGCCGTGCCCTGCGCCAGCCGCAGCGCACCGCCATCATCCACGAGGGCGAGCACATCACCTACGGGGACCTGCTCACCCGGATCCACGCGGCGGCAGCATTCCTGCAGGAACAGGGAATCACCCCGGGCGACCGGGTCGTCTGCTTCTCCGAAAACCGGCCCGAAATACTCACAGCGCTCTACGCCTGCTCGCGCATCGGAGCCGTGTTCACCCCGGTGGGCATCACCTCGCCGGCGGCCGACGTCAGGTACATCCTCCGCGACCTCTCCGCCAGCGCGATCCTGGTATCCGAACGCTCCGTTCCGACGGCCCTGGAAGCCGTCGGAACGGATGCGGTGCCGATCTTCCGGCTACAGCCTACGAGCGGATCCGCGAATCCCTGCCTGCCGCTCAGCGGTGACGGTCAGGCAGCGGAAGTCCGCCCCGGCCCGGACACGCCGGCCCTCATCGTCTACACCTCGGGCACCTCGGGGCATCCCAAAGGCGTCGTCCTCAGCCACGCGGCGCTGTTCTTCAACGGCGTCAACACGCTGCTCGGCCTGGACATCGCCGGCGATGACGTCACGCTCGTGAACACCCCGCTGTCCCACATCGCCGCCCTGAACACGATTGCCGTCGCCACCCTGCACAAGGGCGGCACCGTGGTGATCGAGAGCAAGTTCGACGCCGGCCGCTGCCTGGAACAGATCCGGCAATACGGCGTCACCACCATGTTCGCGGTCCCATCGATGTTGACGCTGATGGCACAGGCACCCGGATTTGCCGACGCCGATACATCCAGCTTGCGCTGGATCCTCGGCGGCGGCGCCCCGATGCCCCCGGAACTCGTCGCCCTGTGGGCGAGCCGGGACGTCCCGGTCCTGGCGTCCTACGGCATGACCGAGGCCGGTCCGTCCGTCAGTTTCCGGCGCCGCACCGACGCGCTCGGCAAACCGGAATCCTCCGGAACACCGGCGCTGCTGACCGACGTCCGCATCACCTCGTCCAACGGAGCAGACCTGCCGCCGGGCGAAACCGGCGAAATCCTCGTCCGGGGCCCGCACGCCGCGTCCGGCTACTGGCGCAACGCTGCCGCCACCGACGCCGCCTTCCGTGACGGCTGGCTCGCCACGGGCGATCGGGGCCTGATCGATTCCGACGGCGACCTGTGCATCACGGGCCGGACCAAGGAAATCATCATCACCGGCGGAGAGAACGTCGACCCGGCAGAGATCGAACATCTCATCGCCGGCTTCCCCGGCATCCTCGATGTCGCCGTCGTCGGCCGCCCGGACCCGGTCTGGGGAGAAGTCATCACCGCGGTCATCGTCTCCGAGACCGACGTGGAACTCAATCAGCTCCAGGAATTCCTGCGCCCGAAGCTCGCACGCTTCAAGCTGCCGCGGCAGATCGAACGGCGGGAAGAACTGCCCCGCAATCCCGTGGGAAAGCTGCTTCGGCGCGAGCTTTGA
- a CDS encoding acyl-CoA dehydrogenase family protein, which translates to MTSTASAPAPATEAPTGERLYEECDPMNYEALLTSAETAQLRKLRGFLDTEARPLLADYWERAEFPTQLIKPMAALDLITPASLTEDGAAPRSLYEGFRNFELARTDASLATWYNGQSGLFRTTISRGGSAEQAKQWLPLIDSFEMTGVFALTEPDHGSDIAGGLETSARREGDTWILNGQKRWIGSAAFADYLAVLARDTADSQIKAFLVKADSPGVTLTTIPGKMSLRMVQNSDIALDNVEVSDDYRLARINSFTDVADLLRSMRSNVAWFAAGVQAGAYEAALRYVSEREQFGRPVSGFQLIQDKLVTMLGNTIASMGMVVRLSQQQDNGIYRDQDSAMAKAWTCTKMRETVAAARDICGGNGILIQNDVARFFADAEAIYTYEGTKEINTLVVGRAITGRSAFTR; encoded by the coding sequence ATGACCAGCACCGCCAGTGCACCGGCGCCCGCCACCGAAGCACCAACCGGGGAACGCCTCTATGAGGAGTGCGATCCCATGAACTACGAAGCGCTTCTCACCTCTGCCGAGACGGCCCAGTTGCGCAAACTCCGCGGCTTCCTCGACACCGAGGCCCGGCCGCTGCTGGCCGACTACTGGGAGCGGGCGGAATTCCCCACCCAGCTCATCAAACCGATGGCCGCCCTGGACCTGATCACTCCGGCGTCCCTCACCGAAGACGGTGCCGCGCCACGTTCCCTGTACGAGGGGTTCCGAAACTTCGAACTCGCCCGCACCGACGCCTCCCTGGCCACCTGGTACAACGGCCAGTCCGGACTCTTCCGCACCACCATCTCACGCGGCGGCAGCGCCGAGCAGGCCAAACAGTGGCTGCCGCTCATCGACTCCTTCGAAATGACCGGCGTCTTCGCCCTCACAGAACCGGACCACGGCTCCGATATCGCCGGCGGCTTGGAAACCTCCGCCCGCCGCGAAGGCGACACCTGGATCCTCAACGGCCAAAAGCGCTGGATCGGCAGCGCCGCCTTCGCCGACTACCTGGCCGTCCTGGCCCGCGACACCGCGGACAGCCAAATCAAGGCATTCCTCGTCAAGGCGGACTCACCAGGCGTCACCCTGACGACCATCCCCGGAAAAATGTCCCTCCGCATGGTCCAGAACTCCGACATCGCGCTCGACAACGTCGAAGTGTCCGACGACTACCGGCTCGCCCGCATCAACTCCTTCACGGACGTCGCCGACCTGCTCCGCTCCATGCGCTCCAACGTCGCCTGGTTCGCCGCCGGCGTCCAGGCCGGCGCCTACGAAGCCGCCCTGCGCTACGTCAGCGAACGCGAACAGTTCGGCCGTCCGGTCTCAGGCTTCCAGCTGATCCAGGACAAGCTCGTGACCATGCTCGGCAACACCATCGCGTCCATGGGCATGGTTGTCCGCCTCTCCCAGCAGCAGGACAACGGCATCTACCGGGACCAGGACTCGGCCATGGCGAAGGCCTGGACCTGCACCAAGATGCGCGAAACCGTCGCGGCGGCCCGCGACATCTGCGGCGGCAACGGCATCCTCATCCAGAACGATGTTGCCCGGTTCTTCGCCGACGCCGAAGCCATCTACACCTACGAAGGCACCAAAGAAATCAACACCCTCGTCGTAGGCCGAGCGATCACCGGACGCAGCGCCTTCACCCGCTAG